One window of Streptococcus troglodytae genomic DNA carries:
- a CDS encoding cysteine hydrolase family protein, giving the protein MSKALISIDYTYDFVADDGKLTAGKPAQAISKAIAQVTQKAYDNGDYIFFTIDGHDEGDVFHPETKLFPPHNIKGTSGRDLYGPLADFYQKHENDERVFWMDKRHYSAFSGTDLDIRLRERRVNTVVLTGVLTDICVLHTAIDAYNLGYQIEVVRSAVASLSQENHQFALNHLQNVLGATIIE; this is encoded by the coding sequence ATGAGTAAAGCACTGATTTCAATCGATTATACCTATGATTTTGTTGCCGATGATGGGAAATTAACAGCGGGAAAACCAGCTCAAGCTATTTCGAAAGCTATTGCTCAAGTCACTCAAAAAGCTTATGATAATGGTGATTATATCTTCTTCACCATCGATGGTCATGATGAAGGTGATGTTTTTCATCCTGAGACGAAGCTGTTTCCACCACATAATATCAAGGGAACAAGCGGGCGTGACTTGTATGGACCGCTAGCTGATTTCTATCAAAAGCATGAAAATGATGAACGTGTCTTTTGGATGGACAAGCGTCATTATTCTGCCTTTTCGGGAACGGATTTGGATATTCGCCTGCGGGAGCGTCGTGTTAATACTGTGGTTCTGACGGGTGTTTTGACAGATATTTGTGTCTTGCATACAGCTATTGACGCCTATAATCTTGGCTATCAAATTGAGGTGGTTCGGTCAGCGGTTGCTTCCCTAAGTCAAGAAAATCATCAATTTGCGCTAAACCACTTGCAAAATGTGCTTGGTGCAACTATAATAGAATAG
- the gatA gene encoding Asp-tRNA(Asn)/Glu-tRNA(Gln) amidotransferase subunit GatA codes for MTFNHKSIDELHDLLVNKEVSALELTKATLEDIKEREETVGSFITVTQEEALTQAAAIDEKGIDADNIMSGIPLAVKDNISTKNILTTAASKMLYNYKPIFDATSVEKLYSKDMIIVGKTNMDEFAMGGSTENSYFKLTKNAWNQGKVAGGSSGGSATAVAAGQVRLSLGSDTGGSIRQPAAFNGVVGIKPTYGRVSRFGLIAFGSSLDQIGPFSQTVKENAQLLNVISGNDKKDSTSSQVEVPDFTQFIGKDIKGMKIALPKEYIGQGIDEKVKETILKAAKHLESLGAIVEEVSLPHSKYGVAVYYIIASSEASSNLQRFDGIRYGYRTDDYENLDDVYVNTRSEGFGEEVKRRIMLGTFSLSSGYYDAYFKKAGQVRTLIMEDFKKVFANYDLILGPTAPTVAYDLDSQHQDPVAMYLADLLTIPVNLAGLPGISIPAGFVEGLPVGMQLIGKPFAEQTIYQAAAAFEASTDYHKQQPVIFGGAN; via the coding sequence ATGACTTTTAATCATAAATCCATTGATGAATTGCATGACCTTCTTGTTAATAAGGAAGTTTCAGCGCTAGAATTAACCAAGGCTACTTTAGAAGATATCAAAGAACGTGAAGAAACAGTTGGTTCTTTTATCACTGTAACGCAAGAAGAAGCATTAACGCAGGCTGCTGCTATTGATGAAAAAGGAATTGATGCAGACAATATTATGTCAGGGATTCCTTTGGCTGTCAAAGACAATATTTCAACCAAAAACATCTTAACAACTGCTGCTTCGAAAATGCTTTATAACTACAAACCCATCTTTGATGCTACTTCTGTTGAAAAGCTCTACAGCAAGGATATGATTATTGTCGGTAAGACCAATATGGATGAATTTGCTATGGGTGGTTCTACTGAAAATTCCTATTTCAAGTTGACTAAAAATGCTTGGAATCAAGGGAAAGTAGCTGGTGGTTCCTCAGGTGGTTCTGCAACAGCAGTCGCAGCTGGTCAGGTACGTTTGTCACTGGGTTCTGATACAGGTGGTTCCATTCGTCAACCTGCTGCCTTTAACGGTGTTGTTGGAATCAAGCCAACTTATGGTCGTGTCTCACGTTTTGGTTTGATTGCTTTTGGTTCTTCATTGGACCAAATCGGACCATTCTCACAAACGGTTAAAGAAAATGCCCAATTGCTCAATGTTATTTCAGGAAATGATAAGAAAGATTCAACCTCTTCACAAGTGGAAGTACCTGATTTTACACAGTTCATTGGTAAGGATATCAAGGGAATGAAGATTGCCCTTCCTAAAGAATATATTGGTCAAGGAATTGATGAAAAGGTCAAGGAAACGATTCTGAAAGCTGCTAAGCACCTAGAAAGCTTAGGTGCTATTGTTGAGGAAGTCAGTCTACCACACAGTAAATACGGTGTTGCTGTTTACTATATTATTGCTTCATCTGAAGCATCTTCAAACTTGCAACGTTTCGATGGTATTCGCTATGGCTATCGCACCGACGATTACGAAAATCTGGATGATGTCTATGTCAATACTCGCAGCGAAGGCTTTGGTGAAGAAGTGAAACGTCGTATTATGCTGGGAACTTTCAGTCTTTCCTCAGGTTATTATGATGCCTATTTCAAAAAAGCTGGTCAAGTACGAACACTTATCATGGAAGATTTCAAAAAGGTCTTTGCCAACTATGATTTAATTTTAGGTCCAACAGCACCAACTGTGGCCTATGATTTGGACTCTCAACACCAAGATCCGGTTGCGATGTATCTAGCCGACCTCCTGACTATCCCTGTGAATTTAGCTGGTCTGCCAGGAATCTCCATCCCTGCTGGCTTTGTTGAAGGCTTGCCTGTTGGTATGCAACTGATTGGTAAACCATTTGCTGAACAAACTATCTATCAAGCAGCAGCAGCTTTTGAAGCAAGTACAGATTATCATAAACAACAACCAGTTATTTTTGGAGGTGCCAACTAA
- the gatC gene encoding Asp-tRNA(Asn)/Glu-tRNA(Gln) amidotransferase subunit GatC yields MKISEEEVRHVANLSKLKFSDDETTEFATTLTKIVDMVELLNEVDTQGVPFTSNVADNINYMREDVSVAGWDREQLFKNVPEHEDGLIKVPAIIDEGGDA; encoded by the coding sequence ATGAAAATTTCTGAAGAAGAAGTTCGCCATGTGGCTAACCTTTCTAAGTTAAAATTCTCAGATGATGAAACAACAGAATTTGCAACAACTTTAACGAAGATTGTTGATATGGTGGAATTACTAAATGAAGTTGATACGCAAGGTGTTCCTTTTACATCAAACGTTGCAGACAATATTAACTATATGCGAGAAGATGTTTCTGTAGCAGGTTGGGACCGCGAACAACTCTTTAAAAATGTTCCTGAACACGAAGATGGTCTGATTAAAGTGCCAGCTATCATTGATGAAGGAGGAGATGCCTAA
- the gatB gene encoding Asp-tRNA(Asn)/Glu-tRNA(Gln) amidotransferase subunit GatB, which yields MNFETIIGLEVHVELKTNSKIFSPAPAHFGEDPNTNTNIVDWSFPGVLPVMNKGVIDYGIKAALALNMAIHQRMHFDRKNYFYPDNPKAYQISQFDEPIGYNGWIEIELEDGSTKKIRIERAHLEEDAGKNTHGVDGYSYVDLNRQGVPLIEIVSEADMRSPEEAYAYLTALKEIIQYTGISDVKMEEGSMRVDANISIRPYGQEEFGVKTELKNLNSFNFVRRGLAYEEKRQAEVLRSGGQIQQETRRYDEATGETLLMRVKEGSADYRYFPEPDLPIFEIEDEWIEKVRAELPAFPKERRTKYVNDLGLSAYDAAQLTNSKAISDFFEAALAQGADAKTVSNWLQGDIAQYLNAENQTIDQIGLTPENLTEMLQLVADGTISSKIAKKVFVHLAKNGGSAKEYVKSAGLIQISDPAQLLPIIQEVFANNEKALNDYKGGNKNAAKSLVGQIMKATRGQANPQVAQKLLNEELAKL from the coding sequence ATGAATTTTGAAACGATCATCGGATTAGAAGTCCATGTTGAATTAAAAACAAATTCTAAAATTTTTTCACCTGCACCAGCACATTTTGGAGAAGATCCAAATACCAATACCAATATCGTTGACTGGTCATTCCCAGGTGTCTTGCCTGTTATGAATAAGGGTGTTATTGATTATGGCATCAAGGCTGCGCTGGCTCTTAACATGGCTATTCATCAGCGCATGCACTTTGACCGTAAAAATTATTTCTATCCTGATAATCCAAAAGCTTATCAAATTTCACAATTTGATGAACCTATCGGCTACAACGGTTGGATTGAAATTGAATTAGAAGATGGCAGCACCAAGAAAATTCGCATTGAACGCGCTCACTTGGAAGAAGATGCTGGGAAAAATACGCACGGTGTTGATGGCTACTCTTATGTTGACCTCAACCGTCAAGGTGTCCCTTTGATTGAAATCGTATCGGAAGCTGATATGCGTTCACCTGAGGAAGCCTATGCTTATTTGACTGCCCTTAAAGAAATTATTCAATATACGGGCATTTCAGATGTTAAAATGGAAGAAGGCTCCATGCGGGTGGATGCCAACATTTCTATCCGTCCTTATGGACAGGAAGAATTTGGTGTCAAGACTGAATTGAAAAATTTGAATTCCTTCAATTTTGTTCGTCGTGGTCTGGCTTATGAAGAAAAACGTCAGGCAGAAGTACTTCGTTCTGGCGGTCAAATCCAACAGGAAACACGCCGCTATGATGAAGCAACAGGGGAAACCTTGTTAATGCGTGTCAAAGAAGGCTCAGCAGATTATCGTTACTTCCCAGAACCGGATCTACCTATTTTTGAAATTGAAGATGAATGGATTGAAAAAGTTCGAGCAGAATTACCAGCCTTTCCAAAAGAACGCCGTACCAAGTATGTCAATGACTTAGGCTTATCAGCTTATGATGCTGCCCAGTTGACCAACTCAAAAGCGATTTCAGATTTCTTTGAAGCAGCTCTTGCTCAAGGTGCAGATGCGAAAACAGTTTCTAATTGGCTGCAAGGAGATATTGCTCAATATCTCAATGCTGAAAATCAAACTATTGATCAAATCGGTTTGACACCTGAAAACTTGACTGAAATGCTTCAGTTAGTGGCAGACGGAACCATTTCTTCTAAGATCGCTAAGAAAGTCTTCGTTCATTTAGCTAAAAATGGCGGTTCTGCCAAAGAATATGTCAAATCAGCCGGTCTTATTCAGATCTCTGATCCAGCCCAACTTCTGCCAATCATCCAAGAAGTCTTTGCCAACAATGAAAAAGCGCTTAATGACTACAAAGGCGGCAACAAAAATGCAGCCAAATCTCTGGTTGGTCAAATCATGAAAGCCACAAGAGGACAAGCCAATCCGCAAGTCGCACAAAAGTTGCTTAATGAAGAATTGGCGAAATTATAA
- the aspS gene encoding aspartate--tRNA ligase: protein MKELFIGNYGLEQVGQKVTAKGWVANIRNHGKLAFIELRDREGLLQVFVDSAVADFNKLHDLHKESILAVTGEIVARDERFVNPHIKSGQVELRAETIEIIASSKLLPFELDNHAHAGEDIRQKYRYLDLRREKMTANLKLRHQVTKAIRDYLNQADFIDVETPYLTKSTPEGARDFLVPSRVFKNQFYALPQSPQMLKQLLMGAGLERYYQIVRCFRDEDLRGDRQPEFTQVDLEMSFVSEEDVRNLVESMLKAVVKASKGIELTEDFPIISYAQAMRRFGSDKPDTRFAMELKDLTELSRGNTSLFLQKGLKKENGVVMGICAQNAAKAFTNRQMATLKQLVMDFGVAGFATATIEKGQVTGSLKSTFKDHNTELLELFEAKDGDMIFFVTGSLKRVQEALGSLRVRLAKDLELIDNDKLNFLWVVDWPLLEWNEDLNRYQAMHHPFTQGAFEDGSNWKENPEKMMSRAYDIVLNGYEIGGGSLRIHERSAQEAMFELLGMKKEDYERDFGFFLEALEYGFPPHGGLALGLDRLVMILAGEENIREVIAFPKNGQGADAMLESPSLVAAQQLADLYLTLRD, encoded by the coding sequence ATGAAAGAATTATTTATTGGAAATTATGGATTGGAACAAGTTGGGCAAAAAGTAACAGCTAAGGGCTGGGTTGCCAATATCAGAAATCATGGGAAACTGGCTTTCATTGAACTTCGAGATCGTGAGGGTCTGCTGCAAGTATTTGTAGACAGCGCTGTTGCTGACTTTAATAAGCTTCATGATCTGCATAAGGAAAGTATTTTAGCCGTAACAGGTGAGATTGTGGCACGTGATGAGCGTTTTGTGAATCCTCATATTAAATCCGGACAGGTTGAATTGCGAGCAGAAACAATCGAAATCATTGCCAGCAGTAAACTCTTGCCTTTTGAATTGGACAATCACGCTCATGCAGGTGAAGATATTCGCCAGAAATACCGCTATTTAGATTTGCGCCGTGAGAAGATGACAGCTAATTTGAAGCTGCGTCATCAAGTTACCAAAGCCATTCGTGATTATCTCAATCAGGCCGACTTCATTGATGTCGAGACACCTTATTTAACCAAGTCAACGCCAGAAGGAGCGCGTGACTTCTTGGTACCATCGCGTGTCTTTAAAAATCAATTCTATGCTTTGCCACAGAGTCCACAGATGTTGAAGCAACTTTTGATGGGAGCTGGTCTTGAGCGTTATTATCAAATTGTACGTTGTTTCCGTGATGAAGACTTACGTGGAGATCGCCAGCCTGAATTTACTCAGGTCGATTTGGAAATGAGCTTTGTTAGTGAAGAAGATGTTCGCAATCTTGTTGAAAGCATGCTTAAAGCTGTTGTTAAGGCAAGCAAAGGTATTGAACTGACAGAAGATTTTCCAATCATTTCTTATGCACAAGCCATGCGTCGTTTTGGTTCTGATAAGCCAGATACCCGTTTTGCTATGGAACTTAAAGATTTAACAGAACTTTCAAGAGGAAATACTTCTCTCTTCCTACAAAAAGGTCTTAAAAAAGAAAATGGCGTGGTTATGGGAATCTGTGCTCAGAATGCTGCAAAGGCATTCACAAATCGTCAAATGGCTACGCTAAAACAATTGGTCATGGATTTTGGAGTTGCTGGTTTTGCAACGGCAACAATAGAAAAGGGTCAAGTGACAGGATCTTTGAAGTCTACCTTTAAAGATCACAATACAGAATTATTGGAACTTTTTGAAGCTAAAGATGGCGATATGATTTTCTTTGTAACGGGTTCTCTCAAGCGTGTTCAAGAAGCCTTGGGAAGTCTTCGTGTCAGATTGGCTAAGGATTTAGAGTTGATTGATAATGATAAACTAAATTTCCTTTGGGTTGTTGATTGGCCGCTTTTAGAATGGAATGAGGATTTGAACCGTTATCAGGCCATGCACCATCCTTTTACTCAAGGAGCCTTTGAAGATGGCAGTAATTGGAAAGAAAATCCAGAGAAAATGATGAGTCGTGCCTACGATATTGTTTTAAATGGCTATGAAATCGGCGGCGGCAGTCTGCGTATTCATGAACGCAGTGCTCAAGAAGCTATGTTTGAATTACTTGGCATGAAGAAAGAAGATTATGAGCGAGACTTTGGCTTCTTCCTAGAGGCTTTGGAATATGGTTTCCCGCCCCATGGAGGTCTGGCTTTGGGACTTGATCGCTTAGTGATGATTCTAGCAGGAGAAGAAAATATCCGCGAAGTGATTGCTTTTCCTAAAAACGGTCAGGGTGCTGATGCCATGCTTGAGAGTCCAAGCTTGGTTGCAGCGCAACAGTTGGCAGATTTATACTTAACCTTGCGTGACTAA
- a CDS encoding Cof-type HAD-IIB family hydrolase, translating to MAIKAVFFDIDGTLLNDRKHVQKSTQDAIANMKKQGIFVGVATGRGPAFVAPFMENLGLDFAITYNGQYIFTRDRVLYQNQLPKSTVYRVIKYASEQKREISLGTSSGLVGSNIINMGTSRFGQWISRIIPKRWTKAVTRSFKHIVRRVKPQSLNSLMTIMRQPIFQIVLVATKEQSDIIAEKFPHLTITRSSPYSADLISKGMSKIKGVLYVAREFDVEIEEIMAFGDSDNDLEMLSGVGISVAMGNATEQVKTIADYTTASNNNDGISQALAHFGVIHQKTNRIFSSSDDNFNKVKDFHQLMDGKTCEIPRIYDIVEGGHRSAFKVEEIVEFLYATSNGDKEEFAQALARLHKAVDKAAEKVLSKPHPQTPLVGQVDALIDLLYLTYGSFVLMGVDPKPFFDTVHEANIGKIFPDGKAHFDPETHKILKPDDWEERFAPEPAIKRELDRQIQKSLQHRK from the coding sequence GGCTGTCTTTTTTGATATTGATGGGACGCTTTTAAATGATCGAAAACATGTTCAGAAATCGACACAAGATGCAATTGCAAATATGAAAAAACAAGGCATCTTCGTTGGTGTAGCAACTGGTCGGGGTCCGGCTTTTGTAGCGCCTTTTATGGAAAATTTAGGGCTTGATTTTGCTATCACCTATAATGGTCAATATATTTTCACGCGCGATCGAGTTCTGTACCAAAATCAACTGCCTAAATCAACAGTTTATCGCGTTATAAAATATGCCAGTGAGCAAAAGCGGGAAATTTCTCTGGGAACGAGTTCTGGTCTTGTTGGCTCCAATATTATTAATATGGGAACCAGTCGTTTTGGTCAATGGATCAGCCGCATTATTCCCAAACGTTGGACTAAGGCAGTAACGCGCAGTTTTAAACACATTGTCCGTCGTGTTAAACCGCAGAGCTTAAATAGTTTGATGACTATTATGCGTCAGCCCATCTTTCAAATTGTTTTGGTGGCAACTAAGGAACAAAGTGACATTATTGCTGAAAAATTCCCCCATTTGACTATTACTCGCAGCAGTCCATACTCTGCTGATTTAATTTCTAAAGGCATGTCTAAAATAAAGGGTGTTTTATATGTTGCCAGAGAATTTGATGTTGAAATAGAAGAAATCATGGCTTTTGGTGATTCTGATAACGACCTTGAAATGTTATCAGGGGTTGGGATAAGTGTTGCTATGGGCAATGCTACTGAACAAGTCAAAACGATTGCGGACTATACAACTGCTAGCAATAATAATGATGGTATTTCTCAGGCTCTAGCACATTTTGGTGTTATCCATCAAAAAACAAATAGAATCTTCTCAAGTAGTGATGACAATTTTAATAAAGTCAAAGATTTTCATCAGCTAATGGATGGCAAAACCTGTGAAATACCTAGAATTTACGACATTGTTGAAGGTGGACACCGTTCAGCCTTTAAAGTTGAAGAAATTGTTGAATTCTTATATGCTACAAGCAACGGTGATAAGGAAGAATTTGCGCAAGCACTTGCTAGACTTCATAAAGCGGTTGATAAGGCTGCAGAGAAAGTTTTGTCAAAGCCGCATCCGCAAACGCCTTTAGTTGGACAAGTAGATGCTTTGATTGATTTATTGTACCTTACTTATGGATCCTTTGTATTAATGGGAGTAGACCCTAAACCATTTTTTGATACAGTACATGAAGCTAATATTGGGAAAATCTTCCCGGATGGTAAAGCCCATTTTGATCCAGAAACGCATAAAATTTTAAAGCCTGATGACTGGGAAGAACGCTTTGCACCTGAACCAGCCATCAAAAGAGAATTGGATCGTCAAATTCAGAAATCCTTACAACACCGTAAATGA
- a CDS encoding biotin transporter BioY, with protein MKTKSTVLIAMMIALIIALGFIPGIPLGFIPVPIILQNMGIMLAGALLGPKRGFLAVLIFLLLVALGLPVLSGGHGNIAVFIGPSAGYLLAYPFAAFFIGLFTEKLDNSPFLVEFICIWLIGFLFIDAMGAIGLTIQSHLPLDKSLLSNLVFIPGDTIKVLIVTFIHRRFKNNPLLQV; from the coding sequence ATGAAAACAAAGTCCACTGTTCTAATAGCCATGATGATTGCCCTTATTATTGCACTTGGATTTATTCCCGGTATTCCTTTAGGGTTTATTCCAGTCCCCATTATCTTGCAGAATATGGGTATCATGCTAGCTGGAGCATTGTTAGGCCCTAAACGCGGTTTTTTAGCTGTCCTCATTTTCCTTCTCTTGGTTGCTTTAGGACTCCCTGTTCTTTCTGGAGGACATGGGAATATAGCTGTCTTTATAGGACCTTCAGCAGGCTATTTATTAGCTTATCCTTTTGCTGCTTTCTTCATTGGTCTGTTCACTGAAAAATTAGACAATTCTCCCTTTTTAGTAGAATTTATTTGCATCTGGTTGATTGGTTTCTTATTTATTGATGCTATGGGAGCAATTGGTTTAACAATCCAATCACACCTTCCTCTTGACAAATCTTTACTAAGCAATCTTGTTTTTATCCCTGGTGATACCATAAAAGTACTAATCGTTACTTTTATTCATCGCAGGTTTAAAAACAATCCTTTACTCCAAGTGTAA
- a CDS encoding pyridoxal phosphate-dependent aminotransferase, whose amino-acid sequence MKEFNKSAKLEHVAYDIRGPVLEEADRMIANGEKILRLNTGNPAAFGLTAPDEVIRDLIMNARESEGYSDSKGIFSARKAIMQYCQLKNIPDVDVDDIYIGNGVSEMITMSMQGLLDDGDEVLVPMPDYPLWTAAVSLAGGQAVHYVCDESSNWYPDIDNIKSKITSNTKALVVINPNNPTGALYPKDVLEDIVEVARQNDLIIFADEIYDRLVMDGGEHVAIASLAPDLFCVSMNGLSKSHRIAGFRVGWMVLSGPKKHVKDYIEGLNMLSNMRLCSNVLAQQVIQTSLGGVQSIDELLLPGGRIYEQRNFIYKAMNEIPGITAVKPQAGLYIFPKIDRNMYRIDDDEQFVLNFLKQEKILLVHGRGFNWMEPDHFRIVYLPRVEELSKIQEKMTRFLRQYRK is encoded by the coding sequence ATGAAAGAATTTAATAAGTCTGCTAAACTTGAACATGTGGCCTATGATATTCGCGGTCCAGTATTAGAAGAAGCCGATCGTATGATTGCTAATGGGGAGAAAATCTTGCGTCTTAATACAGGAAATCCTGCCGCTTTTGGATTAACAGCACCTGATGAGGTTATTCGGGATTTAATTATGAATGCGCGTGAGAGCGAAGGTTATTCAGATTCGAAGGGAATCTTTTCAGCTCGTAAAGCTATTATGCAATATTGTCAGCTTAAAAATATTCCTGATGTTGATGTTGATGATATCTATATTGGCAATGGTGTATCGGAAATGATTACCATGTCTATGCAAGGGCTTTTAGATGACGGTGACGAAGTCTTAGTCCCCATGCCTGATTATCCACTGTGGACAGCTGCTGTTAGTCTGGCAGGAGGTCAGGCTGTTCATTATGTCTGCGATGAAAGTTCTAATTGGTATCCAGATATTGATAATATTAAGTCTAAAATCACTTCAAATACGAAAGCTCTTGTGGTTATCAATCCTAATAACCCTACAGGGGCTCTTTATCCCAAAGATGTATTAGAGGATATCGTTGAAGTTGCTCGTCAGAATGATTTAATTATTTTTGCTGATGAGATTTATGATCGTCTGGTCATGGATGGTGGGGAACATGTGGCTATTGCTAGTCTTGCACCGGATCTTTTTTGTGTTTCTATGAATGGTTTGTCAAAATCTCATCGTATTGCAGGTTTCCGTGTAGGCTGGATGGTTTTATCTGGGCCTAAAAAACATGTCAAAGATTATATTGAAGGCCTTAACATGCTTTCAAATATGCGCCTTTGTTCCAATGTTCTGGCTCAACAAGTTATTCAAACATCTTTGGGCGGTGTTCAGTCTATTGATGAACTTCTTTTGCCGGGTGGCCGTATTTATGAACAGCGTAATTTTATTTATAAAGCTATGAATGAAATCCCCGGAATTACAGCGGTAAAACCTCAGGCAGGACTTTATATTTTTCCAAAAATCGACCGTAATATGTATCGGATTGATGACGATGAGCAGTTTGTTCTGAATTTTCTCAAACAGGAAAAAATCCTTCTTGTTCATGGACGCGGCTTTAACTGGATGGAACCAGATCATTTCCGTATTGTCTATTTACCGCGCGTTGAAGAGCTCTCTAAGATTCAAGAAAAGATGACACGCTTCCTAAGGCAGTATCGAAAATAA
- a CDS encoding universal stress protein has product MSSYKNILVAIDGSYESELAFEKGVSVALRNNANLLLTHVVDTRALQSVATFDAYIYEKLEQEAHSVLDDYEKQARERGLEKVRQIIEFGNPKPLLATEIPEREHVDLIMLGATGLNAFERLLIGSSSEYILRHAKVDLLVVRDPEKTL; this is encoded by the coding sequence ATGTCCAGCTATAAAAATATCCTAGTTGCCATTGATGGCTCCTACGAATCAGAACTTGCCTTTGAAAAGGGTGTCAGTGTCGCACTTAGAAATAATGCTAATTTGCTTTTAACACATGTCGTTGATACACGAGCTCTTCAAAGTGTTGCAACGTTTGATGCTTATATTTATGAAAAGTTGGAACAAGAAGCTCACAGTGTTCTGGATGATTATGAAAAGCAAGCCCGTGAAAGAGGCCTAGAAAAGGTTAGGCAGATTATCGAATTTGGAAACCCAAAACCTCTGTTAGCTACTGAAATACCGGAACGAGAACATGTTGACCTCATTATGTTGGGGGCAACAGGTCTCAACGCTTTCGAACGACTTTTAATCGGTTCTTCATCTGAATATATCCTTCGCCACGCTAAGGTTGATTTGCTGGTCGTTCGTGACCCCGAAAAAACATTATAA
- the codY gene encoding GTP-sensing pleiotropic transcriptional regulator CodY codes for MANLLSKTRRITSILQRSVESLQSDLPYNTIADQLAEIIDCNACIIDGSGIILGYAMKYKTNTDRVEEFFQAKKLPDDYVKSASRIYDTEANLSVENDLTIFPIESKDIYPDGLTTIAPIYGGGMRLGSLIIWRNDKEFNDDDLILIEIASTVVGIQLLNLQTENLEETIRKQTAINMAINTLSYSEMKAVAAILNELDGNEGRLTASVIADRIGITRSVIVNALRKLESAGIIESRSLGMKGTYLKVINEGIFDKLKDYS; via the coding sequence ATGGCTAATTTATTATCGAAAACGCGACGTATTACATCCATTTTACAACGCTCGGTTGAGAGCCTTCAAAGTGATTTGCCTTATAATACGATTGCAGATCAATTGGCTGAAATTATTGATTGTAATGCTTGTATTATTGATGGTAGCGGTATTATTCTCGGCTATGCTATGAAGTATAAAACCAATACAGATCGTGTTGAAGAATTTTTCCAAGCTAAAAAATTACCTGATGATTATGTAAAATCAGCCAGTCGTATTTATGATACAGAAGCCAATCTGTCGGTTGAAAATGATTTGACCATTTTTCCAATTGAATCAAAAGACATCTATCCTGATGGCTTGACGACCATTGCTCCTATCTATGGCGGTGGTATGCGTCTTGGCTCTCTTATTATTTGGCGTAATGATAAAGAATTCAATGATGACGATTTGATTCTGATTGAGATTGCTTCTACTGTTGTTGGAATTCAATTGTTGAACTTGCAGACAGAAAATCTTGAAGAAACAATTCGTAAGCAGACTGCTATTAATATGGCGATTAATACCTTGTCTTATTCAGAAATGAAAGCTGTCGCAGCTATTCTCAATGAATTAGATGGCAATGAAGGTCGCTTGACCGCATCGGTTATTGCTGATCGTATCGGTATTACACGTAGTGTGATTGTCAATGCTCTTAGAAAGTTAGAAAGTGCCGGGATTATTGAAAGTCGTTCCTTAGGTATGAAGGGTACTTATCTCAAAGTTATTAATGAAGGTATTTTTGATAAATTAAAGGACTATAGTTAA